DNA sequence from the Oncorhynchus keta strain PuntledgeMale-10-30-2019 unplaced genomic scaffold, Oket_V2 Un_contig_23263_pilon_pilon, whole genome shotgun sequence genome:
gatggaggaagacacaggttgttcctgtttaaatagagagagatggaggaagacacaggttgttcctgtttaaatagagagagatggaggaagacacaggttgttcctgaggagatggaggaagacacaggttgttcctgtttaaagagatggaggaagacacaggttgttcctgagagagatggaggaagacacaggttgttcctgtttaaatagagagagatggaggaagacacaggttgttcctgtttaaatagagagagatggaggaagacacaggttgttcctgtttaaatagagagagatggaggaagacacaggttgttcctgtttaaatagagagagatggaggaagacacaggttgttcctgtttaaatagatggagagatggtttaaaggaagacacaggttgttcctgtttaaatagagagagatggaggaagacacaggttgttcctgtttaaatagagagagatggaggaagacacaggttgttcctgtttaaatagagagagatggaggaagacacaggttgttcctgtttaaatagagagagatggaggaagacacaggttgttcctgtttaaatagagagagatggaggaagacacaggttgttcctgtttaaatagagagagatggaggaagacacaggttgttcctgtttaaatggaGGAAGACAGTTCCTGTTTAAAGagaagatggaggaagacacaggttgttcctgtttaaatagagagagatggaggaagacacaggttgttcctgtttaaagagagagagatggaggaagacacaggttgttcctgtttaaatagagagagatggaggaagacacaggttgttcctgtttaaataaatggaggaagacacaggttgttcctgagagagatggaggaagacacaggttgttcctgtttaaatagagagatggaggaagacacaggttgttcctgtttaaatagagagagatggaggaagacacaggttgttcctgtttaaatagagagagatggaggaagacacaggttgttcctgtttaaatagagagagatggagagaggttgttcctgtttaaatggagggagacacaggttgttcctgtttaaatagagagagatggaggaagacacaggttgttcctgtttaaatagagagagatggaggaagacacaggttgttcctgtttaaataagatggaggaagacacaggttgttcctgagagagagatggaggaagacacaggttgttcctgtttaaatagagagagatggaggaagacacaggttgttcctgtttaaatagagagagatggaggaagacacaggttgttcctgtttaaatagagagagagatggaggaagacacaggttgttcctgtttaaatagagagagatggaggaagacacaggttgttcctgtttaaatagagagagatggaggaagacacaggttgttcctgtttaaatggagagagatggaggaagacacaggttgttcctgtttaaatagacaggttgttcctgtttaaatagagagatggaggaagaggttgttccacaggttgttcctgtttaaatagagagagatggaggaagacacaggttgttcctgtttaaataagatggaggaagacacaggttgttcctgtttaaatagagagagatggaggaagacacaggttgttcctgtttaaatagagagagatggaggaagacacaggttgttcctgtttaaatagagagagatggaggaagacacaggttgttcctgtttaaatagagagagatggaggaagacacaggttgttcccacacacacagtatttgaggaagacacaggttgttcctgtttaaatagaggaCTGAAGtccaggttgttcctgtttaaataaagatggaggaagacacattCCAGATGACCCTagagtggagggagacacaggtgttcctgtttaaatgatggaggaagacacaggttgttctgTTTAAATATGACCCTGTTTACAGTACAGTATCTGACAGGTTGTTCCTGGTCCAGAtgaccctacagtacagtatctgtTTTAGGACCGGTCCATTGGTCCAGAtgaccctacagtacagtatctgtTTAAATAGGAGAGTCCATCGGTCCAGATGttccctacagtacagtatctgatAGGACGGAGGAAGTCCATCGGTTCAGATGACCAGGttgttacagtacagtatctgACAGGAAGTCCAGAtgaccctacagtacagtatctgacAGGATGGTCCATTGGTCTCGAtgaccctacagtacagtatctgatAGGACCGGTCCAGAtgaccctacagtacagtatctgacAGGACCGGTCCATCGGTCCAGAtgaccctacagtacagtatctgatAGGACCGGTCCATCGGTCCAGAtgaccctacagtacagtatctgatAGGACCGGTCCATCGGTCCAGAtgaccctacagtacagtatctgacAGGACCGGTCCATCGGTCCAGAtgaccctacagtacagtatctgatAGGACCGGTCCATCGGTCCAGAtgaccctacagtacagtatctgatAGGACCGGTCCATCGGTCTAGAtgaccctacagtacagtatctgacAGGACCGGTCCATAtgaccctacagtacagtatctgacAGGACCGGTCCATCGGTCCAGAtgaccctacagtacagtatctgacAGGACCGGTCCATTGGTCCAGAtgaccctacagtacagtatctgacAGGACCGGTCCAGAtgaccctacagtacagtatctgacAGGACCGGTCCATCGGTCCAGAtgaccctacagtacagtatctgatAGGACCGGTCCATCGGTCCAGAtgaccctacagtacagtatctgacAGGACCGGTCCATCGGTCCAGAtgaccctacagtacagtatctgacAGGACCGGTCCATCGGTCCAGAtgaccctacagtacagtatctgatAGGACCGGTCCATCGGTCCAGAtgaccctacagtacagtatctgatAGGACCGGTCCATCGGTCTAGATGACCCTACAGAACAGTATCTGACAGGACCGGTCCATAtgaccctacagtacagtatctgacAGGACCGGTCCAGAtgaccctacagtacagtatctgacAGGACCGGTCCAGAtgaccctacagtacagtatctgacAGGACCGGTCCAGAtgaccctacagtacagtatctgacAGGACCGGTCCAGAtgaccctacagtacagtatctgacAGGACCGGTCCAGAtgaccctacagtacagtatctgacAGGACCGGTCCAGATGACCCTACAGAACAGCCCctataccctatgggccctggccaGCAGAATAGACTGGAGGGGCATCAGACAGTGTGATTGGACTCACTGGGTTGAAGACGAGCTCCAGCTCCAGGGAGATGCTTCCTTTAGACAGACACCCCAGATCCTCTTTCTTCAGGGGACAGCAGATCAGTTGACCATTGTGGATCTGGAGGGGACAGagagtgtaatgtaatgtacaggtAATATACAGAGACCAACACTAAGCTGGAACAGTGGATTACTGGAAACAGAGGGtgaagacatgactggactgaAGGCCCTCTGAACTGACTGGACTGGAACTCCCAGAGACTGGACTGTAAGGCCCTCTTGACTTGAACTCCCAGAGACTGGACTGTAAGGCCCTCTTGACTTGGACTCCCAGAGACTGGACTGTAAGGCCCTCTTGACTTGGACTCCCAGAGACTGGACTGTAAGGCCCTCTTGACTTGGACTCCCAGATACTGGACTGTAAGGCCCTCTTGACTTGGACTCCCAGAGACTGGACTGTAAGGCCCTCTTGACTTGGACTCCCAGAGACTGGACTGTAAGGCCCTCTTGACTTGAACTCCCAGATACTGGACTGTAAGGCCCTCTTGACTTGGACTCCCAGATACTGGACTGTAAGGCCCTCTTGACTTGGACTCCCAGATACTGGACTGTAAGGCCCTCTTGACTGGACTGTAAGACTCCCAGAGACTGGACTGTAAGGCCCTCTTAACTTGAACTCCCAGATACTGGACTGTAAGGCCCTCTTGACTTGGACTCCCAAGAGACTGGACTGATTTGAACTCCCAGGCCCTCTTGACTTGGACTCCCAAGAGACTGGACTGTAAGGCCCTCTTGACTTGGACTCCCAGAGACTGGACTGTAAGGCCCTCTTGACTTGGACTCCCAGATACTGGACTGTAAGGCCCTCTTGACTTGGACTCCCAGATACTGGACTGTAAGGCCCTCTTGACTTGGACTCCCAGATACTGGACTGTAAGGCCCTCTTGACTTGAAGAGGAGTGGTCACTATGTTACTCACAGAGAGTAGAGGAATGGTCACTATGTTACTCACAGAGAGTAGAGGAATGGTCACTATGTTACTCACAGAGAGCAGAGGAATGGCCACTATGTTACTCACAGAGAGTAGAGGAATGGCCACTATGTTACTCACAGAGAGTAGAGGAATGGCCACTATGTTACTCACAGAGAGTAGAGGAGTGGTCACTATGTTACTCACAGAGAGTAGAGGAGTGGTCACTATGTTACTCACAGAAAGTAGAGGAATGGTCACTATGTTACTGACAGAAAGCAGAGGAATGGTCACTATGTTACTCACAGAGAGTAGAGGAATGGTCACTATGTTACTCACAGAGAGCAGAGGAATGGTCACTATGTTACTCACAGAGAGTAGAGGAATGGTCACTATGTTACTCACAGAGAGCAGAGGAATGGTCACTATGTTACTCACAGAGAGTAGAGGAATGGCCACTATGTTACTCACAGAGAGTAGAGGAGTGGTCACTATGCAGAGGAATGGTCACTATGTTACTCACCACTATGTTactcacagagagagaatggTCACTATGTTACTCACAGGATAGAGGAATGGCCACTATGCTACTCACAGAGAGTAGAGGAATGGCCACTATGTTACTCACAGAACTATGCAGAGGAATGGTCACTATGTTACTCACAGAAAGCAGAGGAATGGCCACTATGTTACTCACAGAAAGCAGAGGAATGGTCACTATGTTACTCACAGAAAGCAGAGGAATGGCCACTATGTTACTCACAGAGAGTAGAGGAATGGCCACTATGTTACTCACAGAGAGTAGAGGAATGGTCACTATGTTACTCACAGAAAGCAGAGGAATGGCCACTATGTTACTCACAGAAAGAAGAGGAATGGCCACTATGTTACTCACAGAAAGCAGAGGAATGGCCACTTTGCCCAGGAAGTCAGGTGCTTTGTCTCCATCCTCATCAAAGATGGTCAGCTCCAGAATATCATGGATGTCTTTTACTGggctggacaacacacacacatggatataAATACAGCAGAAACATTCACTCAAACATTAACCTGGGATTAGATGGGTGGTTTATATGGCAACTGACCATCGACTGGAATATTAACCTGGGATTAGATGGGTGGTTTATATGGCAACTGACCATCGACTGGAATATTAACCTGGGATTAGATGGGTGGTTTATATGGCAATTGACCATCGACTGGAATATTAACCTGGGATTAGATGGGTGGTTTATATGGCAACTGACCATCGACTGGAATATTAACCTGGGATTAGATGGGTGGTTAACCTGGGATAGATGTGGTTTATATGGCAACTGACCATCGACTGGAATATTAACCTGGGATTAGATGGGTGGTTTATATGGCAACTGACCATCGACTGGAATATTAACCTGGGATT
Encoded proteins:
- the LOC127921715 gene encoding multiple C2 and transmembrane domain-containing protein 2-like, translated to PVKDIHDILELTIFDEDGDKAPDFLGKVAIPLLSFLTTPLLSVSNIVAIPLLSVSNIVTIPLLSVSNIVTIPLLSVSNIVTIPLLSVSNIVTIPLLSVSNIVTIPLLSIHNGQLICCPLKKEDLGCLSKGSISLELELVFNPVRAAIRTFKPKEKKFMEDNPKFSKRFAK